A DNA window from Chryseobacterium sp. MEBOG06 contains the following coding sequences:
- a CDS encoding histidine kinase → MSINFKHTLSQKSIYIAALSACLIAVVAFAVLSFLITRDSRKNTEDFAKRTFYRKYESIENEFRNIEEYQYLLRALIQKDGLKNYKDYSSVLNDLNKKRNLLPYSWYYYDNSATGRSVSNSPLSDIFKKTDSTEKSIPLKNNGSGHFKDLLITRKDSMFWMSYDSLSMPDKNVLYYGSTVSLDDLHQYFINVDKTSNTYAYVFTKEGICITHPEKKYLGKNIFQFTDIKPKDTLCSKVKSGYTQNIAISEYLGVEVTRFIKPLRTDNFEGYTVVNHVNFIIDENVYKVKAYTTFIFLAALLLIVAVFILFQRAANIAYREKEKIQSEKNLLLIENEKMHKAEVINQLQQLKNNINPHFLFNSLNSLYMLIGISKENAQKFTMNLSKIYRYLIVPPKENIVQVSQEISFIQKYMELLKSRFDEELNFELIINDEKSLEKRIPYLSLQIVTENAIKHNIATIDQPLEIVIIVNEDGIVVKNTWQPKTEQVEGEKFGIDYLNQIYEYFRINSLNISVDGEYFICFLPLLK, encoded by the coding sequence TTGAGTATTAATTTTAAACACACCTTATCTCAAAAATCCATTTATATTGCCGCCTTGTCTGCCTGCTTAATTGCTGTGGTAGCATTTGCTGTATTAAGTTTTTTAATAACCCGGGACAGCAGGAAAAATACAGAAGATTTTGCAAAAAGAACCTTCTACCGTAAATATGAATCCATAGAAAATGAGTTCAGAAATATTGAGGAGTATCAATATCTTCTACGTGCTCTGATTCAGAAAGACGGCCTGAAAAATTATAAGGATTATTCTTCCGTTTTAAATGACCTTAATAAAAAAAGAAACCTTTTACCTTACAGTTGGTATTATTATGATAACAGTGCTACGGGGAGATCTGTGAGTAACAGTCCTTTGTCCGATATTTTCAAAAAAACGGATAGCACAGAAAAATCTATTCCATTGAAAAATAATGGATCCGGACACTTCAAAGATCTTTTGATCACTCGTAAAGACAGTATGTTCTGGATGAGCTATGACTCTCTGTCCATGCCAGATAAGAATGTTCTGTATTATGGTTCTACGGTAAGTCTTGATGACCTCCATCAGTATTTTATCAATGTAGATAAGACTTCCAATACCTATGCTTATGTTTTTACCAAAGAAGGTATTTGTATTACCCATCCTGAGAAGAAATATCTGGGAAAAAATATCTTTCAGTTTACAGACATTAAGCCTAAAGATACTCTGTGCAGTAAAGTTAAATCCGGATATACTCAAAATATTGCCATTTCGGAATATCTGGGGGTAGAGGTTACCCGCTTTATAAAACCATTGCGGACAGACAACTTTGAAGGATATACCGTCGTCAATCATGTTAATTTCATTATTGATGAAAATGTATATAAAGTAAAAGCCTATACCACTTTTATATTTCTGGCGGCCTTGCTTCTCATAGTAGCTGTTTTTATCCTGTTTCAAAGAGCTGCCAATATTGCCTACCGGGAAAAAGAAAAAATACAGTCTGAAAAGAACTTACTATTGATAGAGAATGAGAAAATGCATAAAGCGGAAGTGATCAATCAGCTTCAGCAGCTTAAGAATAATATCAATCCGCATTTTCTTTTCAATTCTCTTAATTCTCTTTATATGCTTATCGGTATCAGTAAAGAGAATGCACAGAAATTTACCATGAATCTCTCTAAGATTTATAGGTATCTTATTGTACCTCCAAAAGAGAATATTGTTCAGGTTTCACAGGAAATCAGTTTTATTCAGAAATATATGGAGCTGCTGAAAAGCAGATTTGACGAAGAATTGAATTTTGAATTAATTATTAATGATGAGAAAAGTTTAGAAAAAAGAATTCCTTATTTGTCGCTTCAGATTGTAACAGAAAATGCGATAAAACACAATATAGCAACCATAGATCAACCTTTGGAGATTGTTATTATAGTGAATGAAGACGGGATTGTAGTAAAGAATACATGGCAGCCAAAGACCGAGCAGGTAGAAGGAGAAAAGTTTGGGATTGATTATTTGAATCAAATTTATGAATATTTTAGGATTAATTCTCTTAATATATCTGTAGATGGTGAATATTTTATATGTTTTTTACCATTATTAAAGTGA
- a CDS encoding thioredoxin family protein: MKKIISGISIFCAIIISAQENIQFQELPFKDIIAKAKKEKKLVFIDAYTSWCGPCKMMEKNVFNQKSVSNYYNTNFINARFDMEKGEGREIAAKFGVRSYPTYLFLNGEGELVSRNTGYMEESMFVAMAQDINSPGNQKGSLKERFANGEKNPEFLINIIKLNANSDYDFAKKASERYFQNKKKTEELSKDDIGFLLYFIKSSEDNNYSVFTSRKAEIVKYLPEETYNEFDAQLKLAKVVEQSIDDKNKRINDDYFLKIAEPLVGKQAAITKLNQTKLSYYEQNANFPEYEKAAVDYYKNAEGFDPNELLRAAWVFADHVKTVSSLKKATEWAEKSVMTGETSENTYILAKLYYLTGNNEPAKSYAEMSKNMAAQANKDSKLAEDLLSQIK, translated from the coding sequence ATGAAGAAGATCATCTCCGGGATATCTATTTTTTGTGCTATCATCATCTCTGCTCAAGAGAATATTCAGTTTCAGGAACTGCCATTCAAGGATATTATCGCAAAAGCCAAAAAGGAAAAGAAATTGGTCTTTATCGACGCCTATACTTCATGGTGTGGTCCCTGTAAAATGATGGAGAAAAATGTTTTCAATCAGAAATCTGTCAGCAATTATTATAATACCAACTTCATCAATGCAAGGTTTGATATGGAAAAAGGGGAAGGCCGTGAGATCGCTGCTAAATTTGGCGTACGTTCTTATCCTACTTACCTTTTCCTGAATGGCGAAGGAGAACTTGTTTCCAGAAATACAGGTTACATGGAAGAAAGTATGTTTGTAGCAATGGCTCAGGATATCAATTCACCAGGAAATCAAAAAGGCTCTCTGAAAGAACGTTTTGCCAATGGAGAAAAAAATCCGGAGTTTCTGATTAACATCATAAAACTCAACGCCAATTCAGACTATGACTTTGCCAAAAAAGCTTCTGAAAGATATTTTCAAAACAAAAAGAAAACTGAAGAACTTTCAAAAGATGACATCGGATTTCTACTTTACTTTATAAAATCATCTGAAGATAACAATTACAGCGTCTTCACCTCCAGAAAAGCAGAAATTGTAAAATATCTGCCTGAAGAAACTTATAATGAATTTGATGCTCAATTAAAATTAGCTAAAGTGGTGGAACAATCTATTGATGATAAAAACAAAAGAATCAATGATGATTACTTCCTAAAAATAGCTGAACCATTGGTAGGTAAACAAGCTGCAATTACAAAACTTAATCAGACTAAACTCAGCTATTATGAACAGAATGCCAATTTCCCTGAGTACGAAAAAGCGGCAGTAGATTATTACAAAAATGCTGAAGGATTCGATCCGAATGAACTCTTAAGAGCTGCCTGGGTATTTGCAGATCATGTGAAAACTGTATCTTCACTGAAAAAGGCAACAGAATGGGCAGAAAAATCTGTAATGACGGGAGAAACTTCAGAAAACACCTACATACTTGCCAAGCTTTATTATCTAACAGGTAATAATGAACCGGCAAAAAGCTATGCTGAGATGTCTAAGAATATGGCTGCTCAGGCCAATAAAGATTCTAAATTAGCAGAAGATTTATTAAGTCAGATAAAATAA
- a CDS encoding DUF3575 domain-containing protein: MKYKLIAGILAFLSAGTLSAQEQEQAQDKSLYIKGNALFIPLGVLNVGLEKQLSSKYTLQGDILISPWKSFAGHEMQIYSISVEGRYYFKEAFKHWYIGANIGASAYKLQKWSYWNDRAGENWNGEILINSNLYQKGYSVTLGITGGYQFQLSDRLNLDIYATVGTSQDFYKGYDRTTGRRYDSADKFNKSGEIIPYRGGVMISYKLK, from the coding sequence ATGAAATATAAATTAATAGCGGGCATTTTAGCATTCCTGTCAGCAGGAACCCTGAGCGCCCAGGAACAGGAACAAGCGCAGGATAAAAGTTTATATATAAAAGGAAATGCTTTATTTATTCCTCTGGGAGTTTTAAATGTTGGTTTAGAAAAACAACTAAGCTCGAAATATACTCTTCAGGGAGACATTCTCATCTCACCATGGAAATCTTTTGCAGGGCATGAAATGCAAATTTATTCTATTTCTGTGGAGGGAAGATATTATTTTAAAGAAGCGTTTAAACATTGGTATATAGGAGCCAATATAGGAGCTTCAGCTTATAAGCTTCAAAAATGGAGTTATTGGAATGATAGAGCCGGCGAAAATTGGAATGGAGAAATTCTTATAAACTCCAATCTCTATCAAAAAGGATATTCTGTAACACTGGGAATCACCGGAGGATATCAATTTCAGTTGTCTGACCGTCTAAATCTTGATATCTATGCGACAGTAGGTACCTCTCAAGATTTTTATAAAGGATATGACAGAACAACTGGCAGACGTTATGATTCTGCTGATAAATTTAATAAAAGCGGCGAAATCATCCCATACAGAGGAGGTGTAATGATATCCTATAAACTTAAATAG
- a CDS encoding exo-beta-N-acetylmuramidase NamZ domain-containing protein yields the protein MNLDFKIKNLLLICLIFLGVFNQYYSQTQVQPDFKTGADQPDVYLPLLKGKTIGVVTNQTGLMNDRTHLVDFLVKKGVKIKAIFAPEHGFRGDADAGAKVKNGVDVKTGIPIISLYASNKKPKPEQLEGIDLVVFDIQDVGVRFYTYISTLTYLMEAGAENNVEVMVLDRPNPHDGYTDGPVLRKKWTSFVGMHEVPVVYGLTIGEYGKMVNGERWLKNGVQAKYTLIPMKNYHKKQRYPILDKPSPNLPNDKAINLYPSLCFFEGTQVSVGRGTDLPFQIYGSPWTESLPYQFTPKPSYGAKDPFLNGKLCYGENLANYPKNLRELNLEWVIKAYKNYKNPQLDFFLKNLWFDTLSGTDELRKQIIAGKSIPEIKASWKKDLESFEKIRTQYIVYED from the coding sequence ATGAATTTAGATTTCAAAATTAAAAATTTACTTCTGATTTGCCTAATTTTTTTAGGAGTATTCAACCAATATTATTCTCAAACTCAAGTTCAACCGGATTTTAAAACCGGAGCTGATCAACCTGATGTATATTTACCATTATTAAAAGGTAAAACAATTGGGGTAGTAACCAATCAGACCGGTTTAATGAATGACAGAACACATCTGGTGGATTTTCTGGTGAAAAAAGGAGTGAAGATAAAAGCTATTTTTGCACCGGAACATGGTTTCAGAGGAGATGCTGATGCAGGAGCAAAAGTTAAGAATGGAGTAGATGTGAAAACGGGAATTCCCATTATTTCTTTATATGCCAGTAATAAAAAACCAAAGCCAGAACAATTGGAAGGAATTGACCTTGTAGTTTTTGATATTCAGGATGTAGGTGTAAGATTTTATACGTATATCTCTACGCTGACTTATCTAATGGAAGCAGGTGCCGAAAATAACGTTGAGGTAATGGTACTGGACCGCCCAAATCCGCACGATGGGTATACTGATGGGCCGGTATTACGAAAAAAATGGACAAGCTTTGTAGGGATGCATGAAGTACCTGTGGTATATGGGCTTACTATAGGCGAGTATGGAAAAATGGTGAATGGTGAAAGATGGCTTAAAAATGGTGTTCAGGCTAAGTACACTCTTATTCCTATGAAGAATTATCACAAGAAACAGCGGTATCCGATATTGGACAAACCTTCTCCTAATTTACCCAATGATAAAGCAATCAATTTATATCCAAGTCTGTGCTTTTTTGAGGGAACGCAGGTTTCTGTAGGGAGAGGAACAGATTTACCCTTCCAGATTTATGGATCCCCATGGACGGAAAGTCTGCCTTATCAGTTTACACCTAAGCCAAGCTATGGGGCAAAAGATCCTTTCCTGAACGGGAAATTGTGTTATGGGGAAAATCTTGCCAATTATCCTAAAAATTTAAGAGAGCTAAACCTTGAATGGGTAATCAAAGCCTATAAGAATTATAAAAACCCTCAATTGGATTTCTTCCTGAAAAACCTTTGGTTCGATACCTTATCCGGAACTGATGAGTTGAGAAAACAGATCATTGCCGGAAAATCAATTCCGGAAATTAAAGCTTCATGGAAAAAAGATCTTGAAAGTTTCGAAAAGATCAGAACTCAATATATTGTTTATGAAGATTAA
- a CDS encoding ABC transporter permease, whose product MKFPLYFSRKIAFSKDNKNNLSRVIIFIGRLSVALGIIVSLITVATGFGSKKAIKERLADFSGHITIRSTRSNSSYNTSVLDNQGLNIAKIKELPDVESIQKYATVTGIMRNEHNFAGIIFKGIGKDFDSLRFKKFLIAGTTPKVTEKGFNNDVTISQKTANDLHLKVNDSIVTVFSKADQKPIYRKFRVLGIYRTDIKMIDDQFVIGGINHVRKIQDMKSDEIGGIDIFFKNVNDIDKDFPEIEKLIGYKNYAEKATEKFPQITDWISIFDTNIALIIIIMLIVVVINIIMVLLILIIERTNSIGLLKTLGASNSQIRATFINYTLIIMIPGLLYGNAIGLGLILIQKFFGIIKLNPENYYVSTVPVDLNPIAIISISVGILIISGLALIIPSYLISKISPVKAIKYN is encoded by the coding sequence TTGAAATTTCCTTTATATTTCTCTAGAAAAATAGCATTTTCCAAAGATAACAAAAATAACCTTTCAAGGGTTATCATCTTCATTGGCAGGCTTTCTGTAGCTTTGGGGATCATTGTCTCCTTAATTACCGTAGCCACAGGTTTTGGTTCCAAAAAAGCTATTAAAGAGAGACTTGCAGATTTCAGCGGGCATATCACTATAAGATCCACACGGTCGAATTCATCTTACAATACTTCTGTTCTGGATAATCAGGGGCTGAATATTGCAAAAATAAAAGAACTTCCTGATGTGGAAAGTATCCAAAAGTATGCAACAGTTACGGGAATTATGCGTAATGAGCATAATTTTGCAGGAATTATCTTTAAAGGAATCGGAAAGGATTTTGATAGCTTACGGTTCAAGAAATTTCTTATTGCCGGAACGACTCCAAAAGTAACGGAAAAGGGATTCAATAATGATGTTACCATTTCTCAAAAAACTGCCAACGATCTTCACCTAAAAGTAAACGACAGCATTGTTACTGTATTTTCAAAAGCTGACCAAAAGCCTATCTATCGTAAATTCAGAGTTCTTGGAATCTACAGAACGGACATAAAAATGATTGATGATCAATTTGTTATCGGCGGAATCAATCATGTGAGAAAAATTCAGGATATGAAGTCTGATGAGATTGGTGGAATAGATATTTTCTTCAAAAACGTAAATGATATCGACAAAGATTTTCCTGAAATAGAAAAGCTGATCGGTTACAAGAACTATGCTGAAAAAGCGACAGAAAAATTCCCTCAGATCACCGACTGGATTAGTATTTTTGACACCAATATTGCTCTGATTATTATCATAATGCTGATTGTAGTCGTCATTAATATTATTATGGTTCTTCTGATCCTTATTATTGAAAGAACAAATTCTATCGGTTTGCTAAAAACATTAGGAGCCAGCAATTCACAGATCAGAGCAACCTTCATCAATTATACCCTGATTATTATGATACCAGGATTGTTGTACGGAAATGCTATAGGACTAGGCCTTATTTTGATTCAAAAATTCTTTGGAATTATAAAACTTAACCCGGAAAATTATTATGTAAGTACTGTTCCGGTAGACCTTAATCCTATTGCTATTATCTCTATCTCTGTAGGAATTCTGATTATTTCAGGATTAGCATTGATTATTCCTAGTTATCTGATCAGTAAGATTTCTCCGGTGAAGGCTATAAAATACAACTAA
- a CDS encoding PLP-dependent cysteine synthase family protein has product MKYAKNILETIGNTPLVKLNKVLGEDFPALVLAKVETFNPGNSVKDRMALKMIEDAEKDGRLKPGGTIIEGTSGNTGMGLALAAIIKGYKCIFVTNSKQSKEKCDILRAVGAEVIVCPTDVKPTDPRSYYSVSKRLAKETENGWYVNQYDNLSNRTAHYESTAPEIWEQTEGKLTHFVAGAGTGGTVTGCGTFFKEKNPNIKVIGVDTYGSILKEFHETGELHYDHAYTYITEGIGEDIIPENYDMAVIDHFEKVTDKDGAVYARKLAKEEGIFCGYSAGSAIASLIQMKDQFTKDDVIVVLLHDHGSRYVGKIYNDEWMKEMGWLEENKEG; this is encoded by the coding sequence ATGAAATACGCAAAAAATATTCTTGAAACTATAGGTAATACACCACTGGTAAAACTTAACAAGGTACTTGGAGAAGATTTCCCGGCATTAGTTTTGGCAAAAGTAGAAACATTCAATCCCGGAAATTCCGTGAAGGACAGAATGGCTCTTAAAATGATAGAAGATGCTGAAAAAGACGGCAGATTAAAACCTGGAGGCACCATCATTGAGGGAACTTCCGGAAATACAGGAATGGGATTGGCACTTGCTGCGATCATCAAAGGCTACAAATGTATTTTTGTAACCAATTCCAAGCAGTCAAAAGAGAAATGTGATATTCTTCGTGCTGTAGGAGCTGAAGTAATTGTATGCCCTACAGATGTGAAACCTACAGATCCGCGTTCTTATTATTCAGTTTCCAAAAGACTGGCAAAAGAAACAGAAAACGGATGGTATGTAAACCAATATGACAACTTATCCAACAGAACAGCCCATTACGAATCAACAGCTCCTGAAATCTGGGAACAGACAGAAGGAAAGCTGACTCACTTTGTAGCGGGAGCAGGAACAGGAGGTACAGTTACAGGATGTGGAACTTTCTTTAAAGAAAAGAATCCAAACATCAAAGTAATCGGAGTGGATACCTATGGTTCTATCCTGAAGGAATTCCATGAAACTGGAGAACTTCATTATGATCATGCCTATACTTATATTACAGAAGGAATTGGGGAAGATATTATTCCTGAGAACTATGATATGGCTGTCATCGACCATTTTGAAAAAGTTACAGATAAAGATGGTGCTGTGTATGCCAGAAAACTGGCTAAAGAAGAAGGTATTTTCTGTGGATATTCTGCAGGGAGTGCAATTGCGTCATTGATCCAGATGAAAGATCAGTTCACGAAAGATGATGTTATAGTTGTTTTACTTCACGACCACGGCTCCAGATATGTAGGAAAAATCTACAATGACGAGTGGATGAAGGAAATGGGCTGGCTGGAAGAAAACAAAGAAGGCTAA